In the Pyrolobus fumarii 1A genome, one interval contains:
- a CDS encoding UbiA-like polyprenyltransferase: protein MRVWDPGRITRLSKLSVYARLVRVEHTLFSLPFATIGLLVARATNPVIYALSYLALFGLRAAAMSFNNVADADIDALNPRTSKRPVVTGIVSTREALAITLLAIMLYFAAAYSICIPALLYATPLLLLALSYPYAKRVHPLPHLHLGLVLGMSVFGGWVAGMCSTSCTGANLSLSNAPWLIVFGVALWVAGFDVIYSTMDYEFDKRIGLGSIPALLGPERALKIAVMLECLAASLWTLGALLYSGIFAAITSLAAGTVAVGASLLALKSTDNIPKAFNMNLAVGFIALPGFVLDMVA, encoded by the coding sequence TTGCGGGTATGGGATCCCGGGAGAATAACTAGGCTTTCAAAGCTCAGTGTTTATGCGAGATTGGTGCGAGTAGAACACACGCTATTCAGCCTACCCTTTGCCACCATAGGGCTTTTGGTTGCGCGTGCTACAAACCCGGTGATCTACGCATTGTCTTATCTCGCGCTTTTCGGTTTACGTGCAGCAGCAATGAGTTTCAACAATGTCGCAGATGCCGATATAGACGCGTTAAACCCGCGTACTAGCAAAAGGCCCGTTGTAACGGGCATAGTGTCGACGCGCGAAGCGCTGGCAATTACATTGCTAGCAATCATGTTATACTTCGCCGCAGCATACTCTATCTGTATACCTGCTCTGCTTTACGCGACGCCGCTCTTACTGCTAGCCCTATCCTACCCCTATGCAAAGCGTGTGCATCCACTGCCTCACTTGCATCTAGGGCTAGTCCTGGGAATGTCCGTATTCGGCGGATGGGTTGCAGGCATGTGTAGCACGTCGTGTACCGGTGCTAACCTTTCTCTCAGTAACGCGCCATGGCTCATAGTATTTGGGGTCGCTCTCTGGGTCGCCGGCTTCGACGTGATATACTCGACCATGGACTACGAGTTCGATAAAAGGATAGGCCTCGGCAGTATACCAGCCCTCCTCGGCCCTGAGCGTGCACTCAAAATAGCTGTGATGCTGGAGTGTTTAGCTGCAAGCCTATGGACACTGGGCGCACTCTTGTACTCCGGGATTTTTGCGGCAATAACCAGCCTAGCCGCCGGTACAGTGGCCGTAGGTGCATCTCTACTTGCGCTCAAAAGTACAGATAATATACCGAAAGCTTTCAACATGAATCTAGCCGTGGGGTTCATCGCCCTACCCGGCTTTGTGCTAGATATGGTGGCCTAA
- a CDS encoding UbiD family decarboxylase — MWWPKLVFQDLREYLEELEKRGLLRRVRTSLSPDLEIPEALRQVMYSGGPAVLFENVKGYPGWRVAGNIFANIEYVKLALGVENLEDIGWRLVSLAWRQPPLTLTEKLRKLRDALEIGRYTPKLTRRAAFTRNVIEVNSISDIARVIPAFRQYPREPRPYLTYPLVIVKHPETGVTTMSVYRVMVRERDLVVHWQLHKRGQQAYNEWREKGAEEIPAAIVIGAEPATLLVGAFPVPYPMDKLLFAGIVRGEGIEVYRLDNGVEVPASAEVVIEGYVTNELADEGPFGDHWGYYDKPRRKFPIMRVTRIYIREEPVYYGTVVGKPVLEDAVIGKTVERIFLPIIKTLLPEVHDINFPPHGVFQGMVIVSIRKRYPGHAKKVMMALWGLGLLSLTKIIIVVDHDVNVHDINQVIWAVSSHVDPQRDVIVIPGTPTDELDPAVPVPGYGSKLGIDATRKLPEENMGVEWPEEVGVPDELVERIRKVLEKEGVVKDVKGSGAGL; from the coding sequence ATATGGTGGCCTAAGCTGGTCTTTCAGGACCTCCGCGAATATCTAGAGGAGCTTGAGAAGCGCGGGTTATTGCGACGCGTGCGTACCTCTCTGTCACCGGATCTCGAGATACCTGAGGCATTACGGCAGGTAATGTACAGCGGGGGCCCAGCAGTTCTCTTTGAAAACGTGAAGGGCTATCCAGGATGGAGAGTTGCAGGCAACATATTCGCTAACATAGAGTACGTCAAGTTAGCGTTGGGTGTGGAAAACCTGGAGGATATAGGATGGAGGCTAGTATCTCTAGCATGGAGACAGCCTCCACTCACGTTAACAGAGAAGCTTAGAAAGCTACGTGACGCGCTTGAAATAGGGCGTTATACCCCCAAGCTCACAAGACGTGCTGCCTTCACCCGGAACGTAATTGAAGTAAACTCTATCAGCGACATAGCTAGAGTCATTCCAGCATTTAGGCAGTATCCTCGCGAACCCAGACCTTACCTAACATACCCTCTAGTCATCGTAAAGCACCCCGAGACCGGCGTAACAACTATGAGTGTTTACCGTGTCATGGTTAGGGAGAGGGATCTCGTTGTTCACTGGCAGCTTCATAAGAGGGGGCAGCAAGCGTACAACGAGTGGAGAGAAAAGGGTGCCGAGGAGATACCAGCAGCCATAGTGATAGGTGCTGAGCCTGCAACGCTTCTCGTCGGTGCGTTTCCAGTACCCTACCCTATGGACAAGTTGCTCTTTGCTGGCATTGTGCGCGGCGAGGGCATAGAAGTCTATCGTTTGGACAATGGTGTTGAGGTGCCAGCTTCAGCTGAGGTAGTAATAGAGGGCTATGTTACGAACGAGTTGGCTGATGAAGGGCCATTCGGCGACCACTGGGGGTACTACGATAAGCCTCGTAGGAAGTTCCCGATTATGCGGGTTACAAGGATATACATTCGCGAAGAACCCGTCTACTATGGCACCGTTGTGGGAAAGCCTGTGTTAGAGGATGCGGTGATAGGCAAGACTGTCGAGAGAATATTCCTGCCAATAATAAAGACATTGTTGCCGGAGGTACACGACATAAACTTCCCTCCACACGGCGTCTTTCAAGGAATGGTTATAGTATCGATTAGGAAGAGGTACCCTGGGCATGCAAAGAAAGTTATGATGGCGTTGTGGGGGCTCGGCTTGTTATCGCTCACAAAGATAATAATCGTGGTTGATCATGATGTGAACGTGCATGACATTAATCAAGTTATCTGGGCAGTATCGTCGCATGTCGATCCGCAGCGTGATGTGATAGTTATACCCGGTACGCCGACAGATGAGCTTGATCCAGCGGTCCCTGTGCCAGGGTATGGTAGCAAGCTTGGGATAGATGCGACTCGTAAGCTACCCGAGGAGAATATGGGAGTAGAGTGGCCCGAAGAGGTAGGCGTTCCAGACGAACTAGTAGAACGTATAAGAAAGGTACTCGAGAAAGAGGGTGTTGTAAAGGACGTTAAAGGCTCAGGAGCTGGATTGTAA
- a CDS encoding alkaline phosphatase family protein, translated as MKPEKLIFLVLDGVADSITQHEPTALEAAEKPALDSLAKHAVYGLVYPVAPGVAPESDVAVLSLLGYEPEKYYTGRGPLEALGAGLEIKEGYEVAFRGNFATIDESTLKIIDRRVGRSLTSEEARKLAESLDGMELSGGGYARVRATVGHRVVVIIGSKVNRLSDQVENIDPAYVRKGLVSVAVPNPDMRLRKCKPLVDAPEARETCRLVDEFVARAIEVLSKHPINVERERKGLLKANAVILRDAGGRLPRMPKLQDIYGRKFAAVVEMPVERGIAKAAGMKIVEVNPPSGDLRRDLPERLDATLRGLEEADVVYVHLKGPDEPGHDGDFERKKKAVELIDELFVAPLLEKVDLERVAILVTADHATPWPLKSHSGDPVPFILSWKGFSGGPGVFNERACKNGIKLEHGWQLLPFTVEKLGWK; from the coding sequence ATGAAGCCCGAAAAGCTAATCTTTCTTGTACTCGACGGCGTCGCTGACTCTATAACGCAGCACGAGCCCACAGCCCTAGAGGCGGCTGAAAAACCAGCACTAGATTCTCTCGCAAAACACGCTGTCTATGGGCTTGTCTATCCTGTTGCTCCCGGTGTGGCACCGGAAAGTGATGTTGCTGTTCTTTCATTACTAGGGTACGAGCCAGAGAAGTACTATACAGGTAGAGGTCCACTTGAAGCGCTTGGGGCCGGGCTGGAGATCAAAGAGGGTTACGAGGTGGCATTTAGAGGCAACTTCGCTACCATTGACGAGTCCACCCTGAAGATAATCGATAGGCGTGTTGGGCGTAGCCTGACGAGTGAGGAAGCGCGTAAGCTTGCAGAATCTCTGGATGGAATGGAGCTGAGTGGGGGCGGTTACGCTAGGGTTCGAGCAACTGTTGGTCATAGGGTTGTTGTGATAATAGGTAGTAAAGTGAACAGACTTAGCGATCAAGTCGAGAATATCGACCCCGCCTATGTAAGGAAAGGGTTAGTTTCGGTTGCAGTGCCAAACCCGGACATGAGGCTAAGGAAGTGTAAACCACTTGTCGATGCGCCAGAGGCAAGGGAAACATGTAGGCTCGTTGACGAATTCGTTGCGCGTGCAATAGAAGTGCTCTCTAAGCACCCCATCAACGTTGAGAGAGAAAGAAAGGGGTTGTTGAAAGCTAATGCCGTCATACTGCGTGATGCGGGTGGAAGACTTCCACGTATGCCGAAGCTGCAGGACATTTATGGTCGCAAGTTTGCCGCCGTTGTGGAGATGCCCGTTGAGCGTGGAATAGCTAAGGCGGCTGGCATGAAGATAGTTGAGGTTAACCCGCCCAGCGGTGATCTTAGGCGTGACCTCCCAGAGCGATTAGATGCCACGCTGCGCGGCCTAGAAGAGGCTGATGTAGTTTACGTTCATCTGAAAGGTCCAGACGAGCCTGGTCACGACGGCGACTTTGAGCGTAAAAAGAAGGCTGTTGAGTTGATAGATGAGCTGTTCGTGGCGCCACTACTGGAGAAGGTTGATCTCGAACGAGTAGCAATCCTCGTTACTGCAGACCACGCTACACCATGGCCGCTGAAGAGTCATAGTGGCGACCCAGTACCCTTCATTCTATCGTGGAAAGGGTTCAGTGGAGGTCCAGGCGTATTCAATGAACGTGCTTGCAAGAATGGTATCAAGTTAGAGCATGGGTGGCAACTCCTGCCTTTTACTGTCGAGAAGCTAGGATGGAAGTGA